In Lepidochelys kempii isolate rLepKem1 chromosome 19, rLepKem1.hap2, whole genome shotgun sequence, the genomic stretch TGCGGAGCCGGTCGGCAGCCCGGGTACCCAGCTGCGGCTGCCAGGGAGCAGGCGGCGGGGTGCATGGGGCGGGCCTGGGGGAGCGGCTGGCTGCGGGGCCCGGCGTGGAGCTCGCTCAGCAGCCGCCTCATCTCCTGCAGGGAGCTGCTCAGCGTGAGGATGTAGTTGCGGGCCAGCAGCAAGGTGGCGATCTTGGAGAGCTTGCGCACCGCCGGCCCCTGCGAGTAGGGCATCACCTCCCGCAGCCCGTCCAGCGCCTGGTTCAGGTCGTGCATCCGCCGGCGCTCGCGGCTGTTCACCTTGAgccgctgctcctgcctgctggCCCGGGGCTTCCCCCCGGCCGGGCCGCTGGGGCTGGGCTCCCCGGGCCGCCGCTGGGGAGCCCCTGGCTCCCGGCAGAGGGCTTCGAACACTCGGCTGGGCGGGAGCTCGGGGCTGCCGGCTTCCTCCAGCTCTGGGGACGATGCTCGGCTGGATGAGGAGGCCACATCGGAATCCATGGAGCAGCCAGACGTGccaccttcttccccccccccccgcccaccgccagcggctccggggtggggctCCCCGCTGCTGGGGCAGCTGCTGCCCGGCGCAGTCACAAGGGGCCCGGGTGCACTGGGTCGGAGACAAACTTCCCCGCCGCCCCCCGTCCCCCTTGTTGGCTGGGCGAGTGTAGCGGGCTCCCCGCAGGGCCGGTTATTTATACAGCCCCCGTCACAAAGGGAACAATGGCGCCCAATCACCAAAGAGATTCTTCCCCTAAGGCGGCTACCGGGCCGCCACTTTCCCCAGTCGCCACCCGTGGCTGCTCGACTCTCTGCGGCGGAGGGGTCTGATCAGCCCGGAGCATGCAGCCGGGCAGAACGGCGACCAGCTGCAGCGAGATCTCTGCCCGTTGTCCTCCTCCGACTGTATGGACCCTGCGAAACCCCTGGCTCGCTCACACACACGTTCCCCTCCACCCATGGACACAGTGGGCCACAGCGGGATTTGGCCCAGAGTCTCTGCATCAGGGCCTGGAAGGTCCAGAAAATGCTTGTGTCAAGGGGAGCAGGGATAGGGCAAGGGGCAGATTGAGAGCTCACAAAGTGTCTGGGGAAGGCATGGTGGGCATAGGACGAGGGTATCTTGGTCCTGAAACATGAGCCAGAGGGTGGgtgcagtcccattgacttcagggaggtAGGGCACTTTGCCCCAGCTGGGGACCTGGCCCACTGTTTGCTGGGAAAGCAAAGCTAGGGATCATCATGGTTTCCTCTAAACTGCACATTTCTTCACCCCAAAGAGGATAAGGCTGCTCCTGAAGAGGATGGCTGTGCCAGGGTCAGGAAAGAGAAGGCATCCTGCAACTGGGTCTGTCACACTGCCCCATGGTGTCCTCATTTGTTATaaaagagacaaggtgtgtgagctgatatcttttattggagcaacttctgttggcgaaagagacaagctttcaagctacatagaGCTAGAGAGCTCTGCTTCCGGCCTGTGAAAGATAAGCAGcatcacaactaaatacaaggtggaacagattgttaagcatatgAAGTTAATACATATTGCAAGAGACCAGGCCAAATGCAATGGGAAGGTAACAATCTCTTAACAGCCTGGTCCACCTTGTAGTTACCTGTGACActctgattacctttcccagacctaaagacaAGCTCTGTGTAGATCAAAAGCGGGTCTCTTTTACCAGCAGAAATTGGTCTGATAAatgatactacctcacccaccttgtctctgggaccaacactgcaaaAACTGGTTTGTTGTGACAGTTTCACATTCATGCTATCTACTCTCACTCCCCTTGGCTGAGGCGGTAGAATGCAGCAGTATCGGTCCTGCTGTTGAAATGTACAAGAATACATCACTGGGGTACATTCTATTTTCTTATTGAGCTTGCAGTGAAGGGAAAATAATTCACCCATCAGTGGGTTTGTTGGAGTCCCTCCATGCAATATAGAAAAGGGACAGGAAAGATGGGTCTCAATCTCTTCTGGAAAAGCAAGGGACTCTCATAACGTTTGTATCGCTTTGGAAAGAATAAACCACCCACATGAAGTAGATGTGTGTTATAACAGACACCtcttccctcccaacccccttctcgttattatttaaattacagtatcacttaaaaagaacaggaggacttgtggcaccttagagtctaacaaatttatttgagcataagctttcgtgagcttgatgaagtgagctgtagctcacgaaagcttatgctcaaataaatgtgttagtctctaaggtgccacaagtcctcccgttctttttgcgagtacaaactaacatggctgctactctgaaaagtatcacctagaggccccattgtgctaggcactgtacgttCACAGAAAGAGTCCCAAAATGCTTACAAGACAGAGTAGGATGGGAAATAGGCACAGAGGCTTACCCAAGATCAGACAGCagaaccaggactagaacccatgtTCCTTCCACTAGACCATTTGGCTGCCTTTCCTCTGCTGAACAGTTCACTTTGTCAAGTTCAATAGGTTTTGAgttttgtgaagaaaaaaaaaatcttacaaacaTTTTACAAGAGAAAACCTGTTTTTACTCTTAGGTCAACATCAGAGTTTGGAAAGCAATTGGGGACCTGTGTGAAAGGAGGTTCAGTTCAGGTTGTCAGTTCAGTTCTTAGTGAACCGgtgtgtccacatcacaaaaatgtCCACAGTATCTGGCACTAATCCATATCTTAGTTGGCAACCTCAGTAGAACAATCAAGGAATGAATGGCAATGGAGACTGAAATCCCTTCTACCCCTTTAAGTGGTCCTTCTAGGTTGTGGCCCATTAGCAGGGCCATGAGGGGAAGTTTGCACAGGGTTAAACCTCTTCTGTGAATtaatagaggacttcagtctccagggtttCAAAGCAGCACCTTCTCTACATCAATTAAT encodes the following:
- the LOC140900473 gene encoding oligodendrocyte transcription factor 3-like; protein product: MDSDVASSSSRASSPELEEAGSPELPPSRVFEALCREPGAPQRRPGEPSPSGPAGGKPRASRQEQRLKVNSRERRRMHDLNQALDGLREVMPYSQGPAVRKLSKIATLLLARNYILTLSSSLQEMRRLLSELHAGPRSQPLPQARPMHPAACSLAAAAGYPGCRPAPQETHRTAAGPLGPFYRHYSGLPCLCSVCQAAPQELPRTAAAPSCLRASK